The genomic stretch AAGGCAGTAAAATTATTGAATAAGGCTTTACTCCTTCACTTTTATAAGGTTAAAAATTGGGATATTCCAGATTCTAACTTATGTCCACCCATTCCGGGAAGGGCAGATTATGTGCATTATATCGCTGACCTGTTAGCAGAACAGAAAGGTGAAATTCCAACAGGAGTTTCAGTAAAAGGATTGGATGTTGGAGTAGGTGCTAATCTTGTTTACCCTTTGATTGCGCATCAATCTTATGGTTGGAAGATGCTAGGGACAGATATCAATGAAGATTCTCTGAAAAATGCCCAGCATATTCTGGATCAGAATCCAGATTTATCATCAGCAATTCAATTACAGCATCAATCCAATTCCAATCAAATATTTAAGGGAATTATAGCTCCTGAAGATCGATTCACATTCTCTATGTGTAATCCTCCTTTTCACGATTCAAAAGAATCAATGATAAAGGGAAATCTTAGGAAAACAAAGAATTTAAATAAGGGAAAAGCACAGAAAACATTACTTAATTTTGGTGGACAACAGTCGGAATTATGGTGTGAAGGTGGTGAACTGGCATTCATTACCAATATGATTATTGAAAGTGCTCAATATTCATCCCAGGTTCTTTGGTTTACCTGTCTGGTTTCTAAAAAAGATAATCTTTATAAACTGACTACGCTTTTGAAGAAAGTAAAAGCGATAGAGATTAAAACAATCGATATGGCTCAAGGACAAAAAGTAAGCAGAATATTGGCCTGGACGTTTGTTCCTAAAAAGGACAGGAAAATATAAAAGTTCAAAGCTTACTACTAATATAGATAATATAGTGATAGTTCAAATCCCAAACTTCATACCTCGCACCTCGAATCCCGCACCCTGCACCCATATCTCAGCCACTTTTTAAAATTTCTAAAAAAATCAATTGACGGTCAACTCAAAAATGCCTAAATTTGTACGCTTTTAGAAAAATAAGAAATGCAATTATCAGAACAAGAAATCATTAGAAGAGAAAAGCTGAATAAGCTTACTGAAATGGGGATTAATGCGTTCCCTGCGGATGAGTATACCATTACAGATACTACAGAATCTATAAAACAGGACTTTTCTGAAAGTAAACAGGTGAAAATCGCTGGTAGATTAATGTCCCGCAGAATTCAAGGGAAGGCTTCTTTTGCAGAATTGCAGGATTCTAAAGGAAAAATCCAGGTTTACTTCAACAGAGACGAGATTTGTCCGGGAGAAGATAAAGAATTATATAATGAAGTGTACAAGCACCTTTTAGATATTGGTGATATTATCGGTATTGAAGGAGAGTTGTTTACCACTCAGGTAGGAGAGAAGACTGTTTTAGTAAAGAACTTTACGCTTCTTACTAAGGCTTTACGCCCGCTTCCTCAGGCTAAAACAGATGAAAACGGTGTTGTACACGACGGATTTACAGACCCTGAATTAAGATA from Chryseobacterium indologenes encodes the following:
- the rlmF gene encoding 23S rRNA (adenine(1618)-N(6))-methyltransferase RlmF, with the protein product MSTEKSSLHTRNLHRNPYDFDLLISCVPELKHYVFVNVHGTTTINFSLSKAVKLLNKALLLHFYKVKNWDIPDSNLCPPIPGRADYVHYIADLLAEQKGEIPTGVSVKGLDVGVGANLVYPLIAHQSYGWKMLGTDINEDSLKNAQHILDQNPDLSSAIQLQHQSNSNQIFKGIIAPEDRFTFSMCNPPFHDSKESMIKGNLRKTKNLNKGKAQKTLLNFGGQQSELWCEGGELAFITNMIIESAQYSSQVLWFTCLVSKKDNLYKLTTLLKKVKAIEIKTIDMAQGQKVSRILAWTFVPKKDRKI